The following coding sequences lie in one Eschrichtius robustus isolate mEscRob2 chromosome 10, mEscRob2.pri, whole genome shotgun sequence genomic window:
- the FAM163B gene encoding protein FAM163B: MTAGTVVITGGILATVILLCIIAVLCYCRLQYYCCKKEESEEDEEEPDFAVHSHLPPLHSNRNLVLTNGPALYPATSASFSQRSPQARTLCRSCSHYEPPTFFLQEDEGVRNGGERVAYKSVSREDVALPPGSFGALQALNPNRLSAMREAFSRSRSASTDV; the protein is encoded by the exons ATGACAGCCGGAACTGTGGTCATCACCGGCGGCATCTTGGCGACTGTGATTCTGCTCTGCATCATCGCGGTTCTGTGCTACTGCCGGCTCCAG TACTACTGCTGCAAGAAAGAGGAGtcggaggaggacgaggaggagccCGACTTCGCCGTGCACTCGCACCTGCCCCCGCTGCACTCGAACCGCAACCTTGTGCTGACCAACGGGCCGGCGCTCTACCCGGCCACCTCTGCCTCCTTCAGCCAGAGGTCCCCGCAGGCCCGCACCCTCTGCCGCAGCTGCTCCCACTACGAGCCGCCCACCTTCTTCCTGCAGGAGGACGAGGGCGTGCGCAACGGCGGGGAGCGCGTCGCCTACAAGAGCGTCAGCCGGGAGGACGTGGCGCTGCCGCCTGGGAGCTTCGGGGCCCTGCAGGCCCTCAACCCCAACCGCCTCTCGGCCATGCGGGAGGCCTTCTCCCGGAGCCGCAGCGCCAGCACCGACGTCTGA